In Paenibacillus ihbetae, the following are encoded in one genomic region:
- the thiE gene encoding thiamine phosphate synthase, which produces MTGRVAPEMMRRHLRMYLVLGSVNCSVEPSLVVQEALAGGATMVQFREKGQGALTGEPMIRLARRIQEQCRQARVPFIVNDDVELALKLDADGVHIGQDDESAASVRERIGNRMLGVSAHTVEEARRAILHGADYLGIGPIYPTRSKDDAKAAQGPAILRELREAGIRLPIVGIGGITVDRVEEVIGAGADGIAVISAVTGAASAQEAVETFMGKIRRGAEGIS; this is translated from the coding sequence ATGACGGGCAGAGTGGCACCCGAGATGATGAGGCGGCATCTGCGAATGTACCTCGTGCTCGGCAGCGTGAACTGCAGCGTCGAGCCAAGCTTGGTCGTGCAGGAGGCGTTGGCTGGAGGCGCAACCATGGTCCAATTTCGTGAGAAGGGACAAGGAGCACTCACCGGGGAGCCGATGATCCGGCTGGCTCGCCGGATCCAGGAGCAGTGCCGGCAAGCACGCGTACCCTTCATCGTCAATGACGATGTAGAGCTGGCACTGAAGCTGGACGCCGACGGCGTGCATATCGGCCAGGACGATGAATCCGCGGCTTCGGTACGTGAACGGATCGGCAACCGGATGCTGGGCGTCTCCGCCCATACGGTGGAGGAAGCCCGGCGCGCAATCCTCCATGGTGCCGATTATCTTGGCATCGGACCGATCTACCCGACCCGCTCAAAGGATGATGCCAAGGCTGCGCAAGGCCCGGCAATTCTTCGTGAGCTGCGCGAAGCTGGAATCCGTTTGCCGATCGTTGGGATTGGCGGGATTACCGTGGATCGCGTGGAGGAAGTGATTGGAGCGGGTGCGGATGGCATCGCGGTGATATCCGCCGTGACGGGAGCGGCGTCGGCGCAGGAGGCTGTGGAGACTTTTATGGGAAAGATACGCCGAGGAGCCGAGGGGATTTCTTAA
- a CDS encoding ABC transporter ATP-binding protein: MSALEAKGLSLSYGGDYIFENLDLTVPVGKITVFIGSNGCGKSTLLRSMARLLKPQRGAVVLDGADIAGMSTKDVARKLAILPQGPTAPEGLTVLQLVKQGRYPYQSWLRQWSPEDEKAVMAALESTGLTGLADRTVDSLSGGQRQRAWIAMTLAQETPLILLDEPTTYLDLTHQIEVLDLLYELNVQEQRTIVMVLHDINLACRYADHIVAIRDGSIKAMGRPEDIICSELMQTVFQLPCEIIPDPLYGTPMCVPHGKGLRRTQAASSSPEETERLRELTTA; encoded by the coding sequence ATGAGTGCACTCGAAGCGAAGGGATTGAGCCTCTCCTATGGGGGCGACTACATCTTTGAAAATTTGGATTTGACCGTGCCGGTAGGTAAAATCACCGTGTTCATCGGCAGCAACGGCTGCGGCAAATCGACGCTGCTGCGCTCCATGGCCCGGCTGCTGAAGCCGCAGCGCGGCGCGGTTGTGCTCGACGGCGCAGATATCGCTGGCATGTCGACCAAGGATGTGGCCCGCAAGCTGGCCATCTTGCCCCAGGGGCCGACGGCTCCGGAAGGGCTGACGGTCCTGCAGCTTGTCAAGCAGGGACGCTACCCTTACCAGAGCTGGCTGCGCCAATGGTCGCCTGAAGACGAGAAGGCCGTCATGGCAGCTCTCGAATCGACCGGGCTAACCGGCCTTGCCGATCGTACGGTGGATTCGCTATCCGGAGGGCAGCGTCAGCGGGCCTGGATCGCGATGACGCTCGCGCAGGAGACGCCGCTGATTCTGCTGGATGAGCCTACGACGTATTTGGACCTGACGCACCAGATCGAAGTGCTGGATCTGTTGTACGAATTGAACGTGCAGGAACAGCGAACCATCGTCATGGTCCTGCATGATATCAACCTGGCCTGCCGTTACGCCGATCACATTGTCGCCATCCGGGACGGCAGCATCAAGGCGATGGGAAGACCGGAGGATATTATCTGCTCCGAGCTGATGCAGACGGTGTTCCAGCTGCCGTGCGAGATTATTCCAGACCCGCTGTACGGGACGCCGATGTGCGTTCCGCATGGAAAGGGCCTCCGCCGGACGCAAGCCGCCTCGTCCTCTCCAGAGGAGACGGAACGGCTCCGAGAGCTGACAACCGCATAG
- a CDS encoding ABC transporter substrate-binding protein: MGQGTAKKPGRGLKWSLLALIMVVILAGCGSNGTQNNASQPSNGESGTAPANNGSGASGDSYEVVHAMGTETIKGAPQKVVVLTNEGTEALLALGVKPVGAVKSWTGDPWYPHIKDQMEGVTVVGEESQPNIELIAGLQPDLIIGNKMRQEKVYEQLKAIAPTVFAEDLRGEWQNNFKLYAQAVNKVSEGEELLSAYDQRIQDFKEKAGSKLDETVSVVRFMAGKTRVYHTNTFSGVIFDQIGIARNEMTKNAKDNFVDEITKERLPEVDADRLFYFTYETGDGGANQTEQEWVNDPLWKNLNVVKNGQAHKVDDAIWNTAGGILAANLMIDQLYEFYGLEK; encoded by the coding sequence ATGGGACAAGGAACAGCTAAGAAACCGGGCCGAGGGCTGAAATGGAGCTTGCTGGCGCTTATTATGGTTGTCATACTCGCAGGCTGCGGATCGAATGGAACGCAGAATAATGCAAGCCAGCCATCGAACGGAGAAAGCGGAACGGCTCCTGCGAATAACGGCTCCGGTGCATCCGGCGATTCGTACGAAGTAGTGCATGCGATGGGAACCGAGACGATCAAGGGCGCGCCGCAAAAAGTGGTCGTCCTCACGAACGAAGGAACGGAAGCCTTGCTCGCGCTGGGCGTGAAGCCGGTAGGCGCCGTTAAGTCCTGGACAGGCGACCCATGGTATCCGCATATTAAAGACCAGATGGAAGGCGTTACCGTGGTCGGCGAGGAGAGCCAGCCTAACATTGAACTGATTGCCGGACTGCAGCCGGACCTGATCATCGGCAACAAAATGCGTCAGGAGAAAGTGTATGAGCAGCTGAAAGCGATCGCGCCGACGGTATTTGCGGAGGATCTTCGCGGAGAATGGCAGAACAACTTCAAGCTCTACGCACAGGCAGTGAACAAGGTAAGCGAAGGGGAAGAGCTTCTCTCAGCGTACGACCAGCGTATTCAGGATTTCAAGGAGAAAGCCGGAAGCAAGCTGGATGAGACCGTCTCTGTGGTGCGTTTCATGGCCGGCAAGACGCGCGTTTACCATACGAACACCTTCTCGGGGGTTATTTTCGATCAGATCGGCATCGCACGTAACGAGATGACGAAGAACGCGAAGGACAATTTCGTGGACGAGATCACGAAGGAGCGGCTTCCTGAGGTGGATGCCGACAGACTGTTCTACTTCACGTACGAAACCGGCGACGGCGGCGCCAACCAGACCGAGCAGGAATGGGTCAACGATCCGTTGTGGAAAAACCTGAACGTCGTTAAGAACGGTCAAGCCCATAAGGTCGATGACGCCATTTGGAACACGGCCGGCGGGATTCTGGCGGCAAATCTGATGATTGACCAGCTGTATGAATTTTACGGCCTGGAGAAATAA
- a CDS encoding ABC transporter substrate-binding protein, producing the protein MKNRLTMLLLLLFTVSSILAACGGNKANDAGTTPGASTGSETAGTEGETELGGKLKVLTHRTDLVNDGTLDKYEEAFKAKYPKAEIEFEGLTNYAQDIQVRLTTGEAGDVLMIPTGLATSEYPKYFEPLPDAMFENVYFADNTLFEGKRYGISTGVNTQGIVYNKKAFEAAGIDKVPGTLDELYAAAEKLKAADIIPLYMNFGAQWTMGNWADNSAWYVAGDPQYHSKLVSEEAPFQVDNAWGTLAQIARTFVQKEWVEKDLYTNNWEISKGEMAAGKAGMYFLGNWVIPQVIGAGAASEDIGFFPLPYDNSGKYNAPLGSDYFVAVSKDSQNKELATAWVEFFVKESGYVEDSGFMPIIKTAESTIPQLAEFQSFNPTLIESEATDPKFNEIANKAQIGIGTGDYVQEYVVAEDLQAAFDKLNAKWKEAKTALGY; encoded by the coding sequence ATGAAGAACAGACTGACGATGCTGCTGCTTCTGTTATTCACCGTATCATCCATATTGGCCGCCTGCGGAGGAAACAAAGCGAACGATGCGGGCACGACGCCTGGTGCGAGCACGGGCAGCGAAACGGCCGGCACCGAGGGAGAGACCGAGCTTGGCGGCAAGCTGAAGGTGCTGACGCACCGTACGGATCTTGTGAACGACGGAACGCTCGATAAGTACGAGGAGGCTTTTAAAGCCAAGTACCCGAAGGCCGAAATCGAATTCGAAGGCTTGACGAACTACGCCCAGGATATCCAGGTTCGCTTGACGACCGGAGAAGCCGGTGACGTGCTCATGATTCCGACCGGCCTTGCAACCTCGGAGTACCCGAAATATTTTGAACCGCTGCCGGATGCGATGTTCGAAAACGTGTATTTCGCGGACAATACGCTGTTCGAAGGCAAGCGTTACGGGATTTCGACCGGTGTTAATACGCAAGGGATCGTGTATAACAAAAAAGCGTTCGAGGCTGCAGGAATCGACAAGGTTCCTGGGACGCTGGATGAGCTTTATGCCGCGGCCGAGAAGCTGAAGGCTGCCGATATCATTCCGCTCTACATGAACTTCGGCGCTCAGTGGACGATGGGCAACTGGGCCGACAACTCGGCATGGTATGTGGCAGGCGATCCGCAGTACCACTCGAAGCTGGTATCGGAGGAAGCTCCGTTCCAGGTTGATAATGCATGGGGCACGCTGGCCCAGATTGCACGTACCTTCGTGCAGAAGGAGTGGGTAGAGAAGGATCTGTACACGAATAACTGGGAGATTTCGAAGGGGGAAATGGCTGCGGGCAAAGCCGGGATGTATTTCCTTGGCAACTGGGTCATTCCGCAGGTGATCGGCGCAGGCGCCGCTTCGGAGGACATTGGCTTCTTCCCGCTCCCTTACGACAACAGCGGCAAGTATAATGCACCGCTCGGTTCGGACTACTTCGTTGCAGTCAGCAAGGACAGCCAGAACAAGGAGCTGGCGACCGCTTGGGTGGAATTTTTCGTGAAGGAATCCGGCTACGTGGAAGATTCGGGCTTCATGCCGATTATCAAGACGGCCGAGTCCACCATTCCGCAGCTGGCAGAATTCCAGTCGTTTAATCCGACCCTCATCGAGAGTGAGGCGACCGATCCGAAGTTTAACGAGATTGCGAATAAAGCGCAGATCGGCATCGGCACCGGTGATTACGTGCAGGAATATGTCGTGGCCGAGGATCTGCAGGCAGCGTTCGACAAGCTGAACGCGAAGTGGAAGGAAGCGAAAACCGCGCTCGGTTACTAA
- the tenA gene encoding thiaminase II — MTFTQELRQQADGIFEAIVNHPFVRGIAAGKLGSEQLIHYVKQDFEYLNAYIRIYGIAISKSTSREDMAAFNEQIAFILNSEVHPHQNFCSVAGVNYEHLQGYPLAPSAHHYIRHMLTVAHEGTLGEIMAVLLPCPWTYYEIGRRLLDEVTPDRTHPFYEWIHFYGDRGEDAAGKFLSRVDAWAEGATIKERERMREHFMLSCQLEYMFWDMAYKQEEWPVPFQSLVDAG, encoded by the coding sequence ATGACGTTTACCCAAGAGCTTCGCCAGCAGGCGGACGGAATTTTCGAGGCGATCGTAAACCATCCCTTCGTGCGGGGAATTGCCGCCGGGAAGCTGGGCAGCGAACAGCTGATTCACTATGTGAAGCAGGACTTCGAGTATTTGAATGCCTACATTCGCATCTATGGCATCGCCATATCCAAGAGCACGAGCCGGGAGGACATGGCGGCGTTCAACGAACAGATTGCGTTTATCCTCAACAGCGAGGTGCATCCGCATCAAAATTTCTGCTCGGTCGCGGGAGTGAACTATGAGCATCTCCAGGGCTACCCTCTTGCTCCGTCTGCGCACCATTATATCCGTCACATGCTGACCGTTGCGCATGAGGGAACCCTCGGCGAAATTATGGCGGTCCTGCTTCCTTGTCCGTGGACGTATTATGAGATCGGCCGCAGATTGCTGGACGAAGTTACGCCGGATCGCACCCATCCGTTCTATGAATGGATTCATTTTTACGGGGATCGCGGTGAGGATGCGGCAGGGAAGTTCCTCAGCCGTGTGGATGCATGGGCGGAAGGAGCGACGATAAAGGAGCGGGAGCGGATGCGCGAGCATTTCATGCTGAGCTGCCAGCTGGAGTATATGTTCTGGGACATGGCTTACAAGCAGGAGGAATGGCCGGTGCCGTTCCAGTCGCTGGTGGATGCCGGATAA
- the thiM gene encoding hydroxyethylthiazole kinase, which yields MSGNTWDSGLAELLTKVQQQKPLVHNMTNVVVTNFTANGLYALGASPVMAYSPDEVADMAQIAGALVLNIGTLSREQVDAMIIAGQSANTHGVPVLLDPVGAGATPFRTDSALRILREVKVSLVRGNAAEVANLIGEVRVIKGVDADDSASGGNLELALRAAQRLNTVVAITGEEDVISDGVSARIIRGGHVMLTKVTGAGCLLTSVLGAFAAVEPDLLLAGTAGLAFYGAAAARAAEQTAGLGPGSFQIVFLDELAKLHSGSLEGYASVCEADILAEGSVSR from the coding sequence ATGAGCGGAAATACATGGGATTCGGGGCTTGCGGAGCTTTTAACGAAGGTGCAGCAGCAGAAGCCCCTTGTCCATAACATGACCAATGTGGTGGTTACGAACTTTACGGCCAACGGCCTGTATGCGCTGGGCGCGTCGCCGGTAATGGCATATTCCCCCGACGAGGTGGCGGATATGGCCCAAATTGCCGGAGCGCTCGTGCTCAACATCGGCACGCTGTCCCGCGAACAAGTGGATGCGATGATCATTGCCGGGCAATCCGCCAATACGCATGGCGTCCCGGTTCTCCTCGATCCGGTAGGAGCGGGGGCCACGCCGTTTCGGACCGATTCGGCCCTGCGGATCCTGCGTGAAGTGAAGGTTTCCCTGGTGCGGGGCAATGCGGCCGAGGTTGCCAATCTGATCGGCGAAGTCCGGGTGATCAAGGGGGTCGATGCGGACGACTCTGCGTCCGGCGGGAACTTAGAGCTGGCGCTGCGGGCTGCACAGCGGCTAAATACGGTGGTGGCCATTACGGGAGAGGAGGACGTGATCAGCGATGGTGTTTCGGCGCGAATCATTCGCGGCGGGCATGTGATGCTGACGAAAGTAACCGGGGCGGGCTGCCTGCTCACTTCCGTGCTTGGGGCTTTCGCCGCTGTAGAGCCGGATTTGCTGCTCGCGGGAACGGCTGGCCTTGCCTTCTATGGGGCAGCAGCCGCCCGCGCGGCTGAGCAAACGGCCGGACTCGGGCCGGGCAGCTTCCAGATCGTCTTCCTGGATGAGCTTGCAAAGCTCCACTCCGGTTCGCTCGAAGGGTACGCATCGGTCTGCGAAGCGGATATCCTGGCGGAAGGGAGCGTATCCCGATGA
- a CDS encoding IS3 family transposase: MTPSERYEIINRTIRAYGLKRMTRYLCELVEVSPSGYYRWLGTEEDRQLRAAADEQDILLIKQHFDALRGKAGALVIKMRLEQISGVVMNHKKIRRLMKKAGLVAVIRQANPYRKMAKATQEHKTCPNLLERKFNQGEPEKVFLTDITYLRYGSGHWAYLSCVKDGATRQILADSVAATLELPIVERTLQRLLERLDGNIHPEAILHSDQGMHYTHPKTRLLIAKAGFKQSMSRKGNCWDNAPMESFFGHLKDDVDFSDCQTIDEVRVRVKEYISYYNSERYQWTLKKMTPDEFRGHLLAS, encoded by the coding sequence CTGACGCCCTCCGAGCGCTATGAGATCATAAATCGCACCATTCGGGCATATGGCCTGAAACGAATGACACGCTATCTATGCGAGCTCGTGGAAGTAAGTCCAAGCGGCTATTACAGGTGGCTGGGGACGGAAGAAGATCGTCAACTTCGTGCTGCCGCCGACGAGCAGGACATCCTTCTCATCAAGCAGCACTTTGACGCGCTCCGTGGCAAAGCAGGTGCGCTTGTGATTAAGATGCGGCTGGAACAGATAAGCGGCGTTGTCATGAACCACAAGAAGATTCGCCGGCTTATGAAAAAGGCAGGCTTGGTGGCCGTAATCCGTCAGGCGAACCCCTACCGCAAGATGGCTAAGGCAACTCAAGAGCACAAGACGTGTCCGAACCTGCTGGAGCGAAAGTTTAACCAAGGCGAACCTGAGAAAGTGTTTCTCACTGACATCACTTATTTGCGCTATGGAAGCGGACACTGGGCATACCTTTCCTGCGTGAAGGACGGGGCGACCAGGCAGATCCTTGCCGACAGCGTGGCAGCAACACTCGAGCTTCCAATTGTCGAGCGGACGCTACAGCGTCTTTTAGAGCGATTAGATGGAAACATTCATCCAGAAGCGATTCTGCACTCCGACCAAGGGATGCACTACACGCATCCTAAAACCCGTCTTCTCATTGCTAAGGCAGGATTTAAGCAGTCGATGTCGCGCAAAGGCAATTGCTGGGACAACGCCCCGATGGAATCATTCTTCGGTCACTTGAAAGACGACGTTGATTTTAGCGATTGCCAAACTATTGATGAAGTGAGGGTGCGAGTGAAGGAGTACATAAGCTACTACAACTCAGAACGATACCAGTGGACATTAAAAAAGATGACCCCCGATGAATTCAGAGGTCATCTGCTTGCTAGCTAA
- a CDS encoding YecA family protein, giving the protein MKKLGRNDLCHCGSGNKYKRCCLEKDQRTIQGKVIPFPGTRAASVPQQKADQLRQMIHDRLDWMDWNADEHRELAESLFPQICRDYELKSEEELFQVFSLLIVWNNFSREANPKYRKPGGYASALEYIATSLLNISVTKSDIAKKHEVAVATLTRNSGQIQDFMDGIAASGDQLDSEDAEESHEDNQDLSVGR; this is encoded by the coding sequence ATGAAAAAGCTAGGAAGAAACGATCTATGTCACTGCGGAAGCGGAAATAAGTACAAAAGATGTTGTCTTGAGAAGGATCAACGCACGATCCAAGGTAAGGTCATTCCGTTCCCTGGTACCCGAGCAGCATCCGTACCACAGCAAAAGGCTGACCAGCTGCGCCAGATGATTCACGATAGGCTGGATTGGATGGATTGGAATGCGGACGAGCACCGTGAGCTCGCCGAGTCGTTATTTCCGCAGATTTGCCGGGATTACGAGCTTAAGAGCGAGGAGGAGCTGTTTCAAGTATTCAGCCTGCTGATCGTCTGGAATAACTTCTCCAGGGAAGCCAATCCGAAGTACCGCAAGCCAGGCGGATACGCCAGTGCATTAGAATATATTGCGACTTCACTGCTTAACATCTCCGTGACGAAGTCCGACATTGCGAAGAAGCATGAGGTTGCCGTAGCAACCCTGACCCGCAACAGCGGACAGATTCAAGATTTTATGGATGGGATAGCAGCATCCGGTGACCAGCTGGACTCCGAGGATGCAGAAGAAAGTCATGAGGACAATCAGGATTTGTCCGTAGGGCGTTAA
- a CDS encoding FecCD family ABC transporter permease has translation MSKHRILRAGRAGISFMLERRTVWVSLILLAVCFIVIVVSTGMGSQPISPLNVIKALAGKAPPMEQVIVMKLRLPRVIIAVLIGAALAVAGAILQGVIRNPLASPDVIGMTEGASLGAVLFIFLFTGTVSIHWMPLFAILGAFLITGLLYVLAWKGGVSPLRLVLIGIGVSAAVKSISYMLIISGPLQLADRSLTFMAGSIYGMSWDKDVMTLLPWVAVLLPVTWLQARNVNIQALGDDVASSAGARVQKQRLLLIGLSVALAGAAVSIGGAIAFIGLMAPHMARRLVGPSFGSLLPVSALIGAILLLAADLVARTAFLPRDVPAGVFTAAIGAPFFLYLLYRNRNRF, from the coding sequence ATGAGCAAGCACCGCATCCTCCGCGCAGGAAGGGCCGGCATTTCATTCATGCTGGAGCGAAGAACGGTCTGGGTGTCCCTCATCCTGCTTGCCGTTTGCTTCATCGTCATTGTGGTTAGCACGGGCATGGGGAGCCAGCCCATATCGCCGCTGAACGTCATCAAAGCACTGGCGGGTAAAGCCCCTCCGATGGAACAGGTCATCGTGATGAAGCTCCGGCTGCCGCGGGTGATCATTGCCGTGCTGATCGGGGCGGCACTGGCCGTAGCCGGCGCCATCCTGCAGGGCGTGATCCGCAATCCGCTCGCCTCCCCTGACGTGATCGGCATGACGGAAGGCGCATCGCTCGGCGCGGTGCTGTTCATCTTCCTGTTCACCGGAACCGTATCGATTCACTGGATGCCGCTCTTCGCAATCCTCGGAGCCTTCCTCATTACCGGGCTGCTGTACGTGCTGGCCTGGAAAGGGGGCGTCTCGCCGCTCCGTCTCGTACTGATCGGCATCGGGGTATCCGCAGCGGTCAAATCGATCTCATATATGTTGATTATCTCCGGCCCGCTTCAGCTGGCCGATCGTTCTCTAACCTTCATGGCAGGCAGCATATACGGCATGTCCTGGGATAAGGACGTCATGACGCTGCTGCCATGGGTAGCGGTTCTTCTCCCGGTGACCTGGCTGCAGGCCCGCAATGTGAACATCCAGGCACTCGGGGACGATGTCGCCAGCAGCGCGGGCGCCCGTGTCCAGAAGCAGCGCCTGCTGCTGATCGGCTTAAGCGTGGCGCTTGCCGGGGCGGCTGTCTCCATCGGCGGTGCGATCGCCTTCATCGGCTTGATGGCCCCGCATATGGCCCGCAGGCTGGTCGGGCCTTCATTCGGCAGCCTGCTGCCCGTAAGCGCCTTGATCGGCGCGATCTTGCTGCTTGCAGCCGATCTGGTGGCACGGACGGCGTTTCTGCCGCGCGACGTTCCGGCCGGCGTATTCACCGCCGCCATCGGGGCGCCGTTCTTCCTCTATTTGCTGTATCGCAATCGGAATCGGTTTTAA
- a CDS encoding HTH domain-containing protein — protein MGKLKRVLFTEEQMRKLEENPNVHHVTEAAITYTPAFKLEALKAYKQGQTPSEIFIRAGFDLDVIGHKKPKDSLKRWRETFELYGEEGLATERRGKGSTGRKPAGQLSAEEELKRAKAQIKLLEAQVDMLKKLEALDRQKKKR, from the coding sequence ATGGGGAAGTTGAAACGGGTGCTCTTTACCGAGGAGCAAATGAGGAAGCTGGAGGAGAATCCAAACGTACACCATGTGACCGAGGCGGCCATTACATACACACCTGCATTCAAGCTGGAGGCGCTGAAAGCCTACAAGCAGGGGCAGACACCTTCAGAAATCTTTATTCGTGCCGGCTTCGACCTGGACGTTATTGGTCATAAGAAGCCCAAGGACAGCTTAAAACGGTGGCGTGAAACCTTCGAACTGTACGGTGAGGAAGGTTTGGCTACAGAGCGGCGCGGTAAGGGCAGTACAGGGCGCAAGCCAGCTGGTCAGTTGTCAGCCGAAGAAGAATTGAAACGGGCTAAGGCCCAGATCAAACTGCTTGAAGCTCAAGTGGACATGCTAAAAAAGCTCGAAGCGCTCGATCGGCAGAAGAAGAAACGCTGA
- a CDS encoding FecCD family ABC transporter permease: protein MRLLGLLISLLALAAAMMGSIAFGVTNIPLTEVWNSFAHYNGGNEHLIILTARVPRALIAAAVGASLAVAGALMQVITRNPIASPSTLGVNAGAAFFIIMAAGWLGVDGLQAFTLVALIGAAVSGGIVFMLGSIGRDGMTPVKITLAGASMAAFFHSLTQGLMLSDGKMFDQVLIWLVGSVAGRDLNQLNAVWPYMAAGMLIALLLGRHLNALSMGDDIAQSLGQKTALIKLLAAAAVILLAGGSVAAAGPIAFVGIIIPHIVRYFIGNDYRWILPYSAVLGAVLLVTADLGSRYIAMPKEVPVGVMTAIIGVPFFVYIARKGRRTS from the coding sequence ATGCGCTTACTCGGACTATTGATATCGCTGCTGGCGCTTGCCGCCGCGATGATGGGCAGCATCGCGTTCGGCGTAACGAACATTCCGCTAACGGAAGTATGGAACTCGTTCGCTCACTATAATGGCGGCAACGAGCATCTCATCATCCTGACCGCAAGGGTTCCCCGGGCCCTCATCGCAGCAGCCGTGGGGGCGAGCCTCGCAGTGGCAGGCGCGTTGATGCAGGTCATCACGCGCAACCCCATTGCATCGCCCAGTACGCTAGGCGTGAATGCCGGTGCAGCCTTCTTCATTATTATGGCCGCAGGCTGGCTCGGGGTTGACGGGCTGCAGGCATTTACCTTGGTGGCCCTGATCGGCGCCGCCGTCAGCGGGGGTATCGTATTCATGCTCGGCAGCATCGGCCGGGACGGCATGACTCCGGTCAAGATTACGCTGGCTGGGGCCTCTATGGCCGCATTCTTCCATTCCTTGACTCAAGGACTGATGCTCTCCGACGGTAAAATGTTCGACCAGGTGCTCATCTGGCTCGTCGGATCGGTTGCCGGGCGGGACTTGAACCAATTGAATGCCGTCTGGCCTTACATGGCGGCAGGCATGCTGATCGCCCTCCTGCTCGGGCGGCATCTGAACGCGCTCTCCATGGGCGATGATATTGCGCAAAGCCTTGGACAGAAGACCGCGCTCATCAAGCTGCTTGCTGCGGCCGCGGTCATTCTGCTGGCCGGCGGATCCGTTGCCGCCGCCGGACCGATTGCCTTCGTGGGCATTATTATTCCGCATATCGTGCGCTATTTTATAGGAAATGACTACAGATGGATCTTGCCCTACAGCGCCGTACTCGGCGCCGTCCTGCTGGTAACGGCCGATCTGGGCTCCAGGTACATCGCGATGCCGAAGGAAGTTCCTGTCGGCGTCATGACGGCAATCATCGGCGTGCCGTTCTTCGTGTACATTGCCAGGAAAGGAAGGCGAACATCATGA
- the thiD gene encoding bifunctional hydroxymethylpyrimidine kinase/phosphomethylpyrimidine kinase, with translation MTDARIPRALTIAGSDSGGGAGIQADLKTFQELGVYGMSALTAVTVQNTLGVHGVYPLPPEAATEQIEAVGGDIGVDALKTGMLFNAEIIRLVADRIRVFGWERVVVDPVMIAKGGAELLRTEAVDALKRELLPLAMVVTPNIPEAEVLAGMGIRTRHDCREAARRIGGLGPRIVIIKGGHGSFEEDGDQVVDLVYDGTGFTELSAKRVNTVHTHGTGCTFSAAITAGLAQGLSAFDAIQSGRLFIQAAIEDGLNLGQGQGPTNHWAYNRRRQEVLQ, from the coding sequence ATGACAGACGCACGGATTCCGAGAGCGCTGACGATTGCCGGTTCCGACAGCGGGGGCGGCGCCGGCATTCAGGCGGACCTGAAGACGTTCCAGGAGCTTGGCGTGTACGGCATGTCGGCATTGACTGCGGTAACGGTGCAGAACACGCTTGGCGTCCATGGCGTCTACCCGCTGCCGCCAGAAGCGGCGACGGAGCAGATCGAGGCGGTGGGCGGCGATATCGGCGTGGACGCTTTAAAGACGGGCATGCTATTTAACGCCGAGATCATCCGCCTGGTCGCTGACCGGATCCGGGTGTTTGGCTGGGAGAGAGTCGTTGTCGATCCCGTAATGATCGCCAAGGGTGGTGCCGAGCTGCTGCGTACTGAAGCCGTTGACGCACTAAAGCGGGAGCTGCTTCCCTTGGCGATGGTGGTGACGCCTAATATTCCGGAGGCGGAGGTGCTGGCCGGAATGGGGATCCGCACGAGGCATGACTGCCGGGAAGCGGCTCGCCGCATCGGCGGGCTCGGTCCGCGGATCGTCATCATCAAGGGCGGTCATGGCAGCTTCGAGGAGGATGGAGATCAGGTGGTGGATCTGGTATATGACGGCACCGGCTTTACGGAACTCAGCGCCAAGCGCGTGAATACCGTTCATACACATGGGACCGGCTGCACGTTCTCGGCAGCCATTACGGCAGGTCTGGCCCAGGGCCTGAGCGCCTTCGATGCGATTCAGAGCGGGCGCTTATTCATTCAAGCGGCCATTGAGGACGGATTGAACCTGGGGCAGGGACAGGGCCCGACCAATCATTGGGCATACAATCGCCGCCGTCAGGAGGTGCTGCAATGA